TCGCAGCCAACTAAAATCAGCGCAATTGATAATTGAACAATCGCACCCACAAGACTTTTGCTAATTAACAATTTCATCGTTTTCATTCCTAAAGTTTATTTTTTTGTTTTACCCGTTGTTGGTCCGATTCGCAGCGAACCAACAACGGGTCCTGGCGTTTTCCGCGCCGCCAACTGTTAAAACCTGCGTAGAAGCCACGATGCGCGGCCCGACCACGTCGCCGTGGTTGATGGCCTCGCGCAGCGCCACGTCGCCGTTGACGCCGCTGTTGCCGAGGTTGCGTACGGTGGCGATGCCCGCTTCCAGGTCCTCGCGGCCCATGGCGGCACCCAGCAGGGCCCGGCGCGCGGTGCTCAGGGTGGCCACGGTCACCAGCATGTTGTTATCGTCGCCGCCGAGCTCGGGCTGGTAGTTTTGCAGCAGGTGGGTGTGGGCGTCAATCAGGCCGGGCAGCAGCAGGGCGTTGCCCAACTCCACCACGGCGGCGCCGGCCGGAATGGCCACGTTGGCGCCGGCCTGTAGAATGGTGCGGCCCTGCACCAACACCACCCCGTTGGGGATGACGCGGCCCGTCCGCACGTCCAGCAGGCGGCCGCA
The sequence above is drawn from the Abditibacteriaceae bacterium genome and encodes:
- a CDS encoding amidohydrolase family protein; the encoded protein is CGRLLDVRTGRVIPNGVVLVQGRTILQAGANVAIPAGAAVVELGNALLLPGLIDAHTHLLQNYQPELGGDDNNMLVTVATLSTARRALLGAAMGREDLEAGIATVRNLGNSGVNGDVALREAINHGDVVGPRIVASTQVLTVGGAENARTRCWFAANRTNNG